In a genomic window of Meriones unguiculatus strain TT.TT164.6M chromosome 8, Bangor_MerUng_6.1, whole genome shotgun sequence:
- the B3galt1 gene encoding beta-1,3-galactosyltransferase 1: protein MASKVSCLYVLTVVCWASALWYLSITRPTSSYTGSKPFSHLTVARKNFTFGNIRTRPINPHSFEFLINEPNKCEKNIPFLVILISTTHKEFDARQAIRETWGDENNFKGIKIATLFLLGKNADPVLNQMVEQESQIFHDIIVEDFIDSYHNLTLKTLMGMRWVATFCSKAKYVMKTDSDIFVNMDNLIYKLLKPSTKPRRRYFTGYVINGGPIRDVRSKWYMPRDLYPDSNYPPFCSGTGYIFSADVAELIYKTSLHTRLLHLEDVYVGLCLRKLGIHPFQNSGFNHWKMAYSLCRYRRVITVHQISPEEMHRIWNDMSSKKHLRC from the coding sequence ATGGCTTCAAAGGTCTCCTGCCTATATGTATTGACCGTTGTGTGCTGGGCCAGCGCTCTCTGGTACTTGAGCATTACAAGACCTACTTCATCCTACACTGGCTCGAAGCCATTCAGTCACCTAACAGTTGCCAGGAAGAACTTCACCTTTGGCAACATAAGAACTCGACCTATAAACCCACATTCTTTCGAATTTCTTATAAATGAGCCCAACAAATGTGAGAAGAACATCCCCTTCCTTGTGATCCTCATTAGCACCACACACAAGGAATTTGATGCCCGCCAGGCAATCCGGGAGACATGGGGGGATGAGAACAACTTCAAAGGGATCAAGATAGCCACGCTTTTCCTCCTGGGCAAAAATGCCGATCCTGTTCTGAACCAGATGGTGGAACAAGAGAGCCAGATATTCCATGACATCATCGTAGAGGACTTCATTGACTCCTACCACAACCTCACCCTCAAAACCTTAATGGGGATGAGATGGGTTGCCACTTTCTGTTCAAAAGCCAAGTACGTCATGAAAACAGACAGTGACATTTTTGTGAACATGGACAACCTTATTTATAAACTCCTGAAACCCTCTACCAAGCCAAGAAGAAGGTATTTTACTGGTTATGTCATCAATGGTGGGCCGATCCGGGACGTCCGCAGTAAGTGGTACATGCCCAGGGACTTGTACCCTGACAGCAACTACCCTCCATTCTGTTCGGGGACTGGCTATATCTTTTCTGCTGATGTGGCTGAACTCATTTACAAGACCTCACTCCATACCAGGCTGCTTCATCTTGAAGATGTGTATGTGGGACTGTGTCTTCGTAAGCTAGGCATACATCCTTTCCAGAACAGTGGCTTCAATCATTGGAAAATGGCGTACAGTTTGTGCAGGTACCGTCGCGTTATCACTGTCCATCAGATCTCCCCGGAAGAAATGCACCGAATCTGGAATGACATGTCAAGCAAGAAGCATCTCAGATGTTAA